The proteins below are encoded in one region of Corynebacterium felinum:
- a CDS encoding inositol monophosphatase family protein yields MIDIPGLYRIAVEVAQQAEQAFINGIGARPALLKDAGDFATDVDLEIEQLVRTKLVELTGIPVYGEEYGALDCTLDQPMWVVDPVDGTANFAAGNPMCSILMSLVVNRRPVVGITSLPLTRQRFGAYDSSPLFINDQPQPALVERPEIACHVGFSSVSSRSNSQFPGLMRHGFLAELTKTYLRPRITGSVGVDLGFTAAGIFAGAVSFSPHLWDNAAGVVLAQAAGALVTDLHGDPWQIDAPGVVLGTPRAHATILETMHTVRTQFTHEDLSQEFDT; encoded by the coding sequence ATGATCGACATCCCGGGCCTGTACCGGATTGCTGTGGAAGTAGCCCAGCAGGCAGAACAGGCGTTCATCAATGGCATTGGGGCTAGGCCCGCCCTGTTGAAAGACGCAGGCGATTTTGCCACCGATGTGGATTTGGAAATCGAACAGCTCGTGCGCACCAAGCTGGTGGAATTGACCGGCATCCCCGTGTATGGGGAGGAATATGGGGCGTTGGATTGCACCCTTGACCAGCCTATGTGGGTGGTTGATCCGGTGGATGGGACGGCTAATTTTGCGGCCGGAAATCCCATGTGCTCCATTTTGATGAGCTTGGTGGTTAACCGTCGTCCCGTTGTGGGTATTACGAGCCTGCCCTTGACTAGGCAGCGTTTTGGGGCCTATGACTCATCGCCGCTGTTTATCAATGACCAACCCCAACCTGCATTGGTTGAGCGCCCAGAAATTGCGTGCCACGTGGGGTTCTCCTCGGTATCCTCGCGGAGTAATTCGCAATTCCCAGGTCTTATGCGCCATGGTTTTTTGGCGGAACTGACCAAAACCTACCTGCGCCCGAGGATTACGGGTTCCGTTGGAGTGGATCTCGGTTTCACAGCAGCGGGAATTTTCGCAGGTGCTGTGAGTTTTAGCCCGCATCTATGGGATAACGCGGCGGGTGTGGTCTTAGCGCAGGCAGCTGGGGCTTTGGTGACGGATCTTCACGGTGACCCCTGGCAGATTGATGCACCTGGGGTTGTGCTGGGAACACCACGTGCACATGCCACAATTCTTGAGACGATGCATACCGTGCGCACACAATTTACGCATGAGGATCTCAGCCAAGAATTCGATACCTAA
- the priA gene encoding bifunctional 1-(5-phosphoribosyl)-5-((5-phosphoribosylamino)methylideneamino)imidazole-4-carboxamide isomerase/phosphoribosylanthranilate isomerase PriA, whose protein sequence is MTFTLLPAVDVVGGQAVRLDQGEAGTEKSYGSPLESALRWQEQGATWLHFVDLDAAFNRGSNHDLMAEITKALDIKVELTGGIRDDASLERALATGASRVNIGTAALENPEWIAKVLAKYGDKVAVDIAVKLIDGEWRTRGNGWVSDGGDLWEVLERLDAQGCQRFVVTDVSKDGTLTGPNIDLLRDVAAATDAKIVASGGISCLDDVLTLAKYQDEGIDSAIIGKALYEGRINLAEALSAL, encoded by the coding sequence ATGACTTTTACCCTCCTTCCCGCGGTTGATGTTGTTGGTGGTCAGGCGGTTCGCCTCGACCAAGGTGAAGCTGGAACTGAGAAATCTTATGGTTCGCCTTTAGAATCGGCTCTGCGCTGGCAGGAGCAGGGTGCAACATGGTTGCATTTTGTGGATTTGGATGCGGCGTTTAACCGTGGTTCGAATCATGATCTGATGGCTGAGATCACCAAGGCGTTGGATATTAAGGTGGAGCTCACTGGCGGTATTCGCGATGATGCTTCCCTTGAGCGGGCGCTGGCAACGGGGGCAAGCAGGGTTAATATTGGTACGGCTGCGCTGGAGAACCCTGAGTGGATTGCCAAAGTGCTGGCTAAGTACGGGGATAAGGTTGCTGTAGATATTGCTGTGAAGCTTATCGACGGCGAATGGCGCACCCGCGGTAACGGCTGGGTCTCCGATGGCGGGGATTTATGGGAGGTTCTTGAGCGTTTGGATGCACAAGGCTGCCAGCGCTTCGTGGTCACGGATGTGAGTAAAGATGGAACCTTAACTGGGCCTAATATTGATCTGTTGCGTGATGTCGCTGCCGCCACTGATGCGAAAATTGTGGCCTCGGGTGGAATTTCATGCCTTGATGATGTTCTTACTCTTGCCAAATATCAGGACGAGGGTATTGATTCCGCCATTATTGGCAAAGCCTTGTATGAGGGGCGCATTAATCTTGCGGAAGCTTTGAGTGCCCTATGA
- the hisH gene encoding imidazole glycerol phosphate synthase subunit HisH: MKKTVALLDYGSGNLRSAQRAVERVGAQVTVTSDPEVVLAADGLLVPGVGAYDACMEGLKKVQGPRMIGQRLAGSCPVMGICVGMQIMFDKGVEHGVQSQGCGQWPGTVEKLDARVLPHIGWNTVEAGAGSEMFAGLDEATRFYFVHSYGVSRWEFVPDGLTTPPLVSWSTYEQCRFVAAVENGPLWATQFHPEKSGDAGAQLLENWVKSL; this comes from the coding sequence ATGAAAAAGACAGTTGCACTTTTAGATTACGGTTCTGGCAATCTGCGCTCCGCGCAACGGGCAGTGGAAAGGGTGGGGGCACAGGTGACTGTGACCTCTGACCCTGAGGTGGTTTTGGCTGCTGATGGCCTTCTGGTTCCGGGTGTGGGGGCTTATGATGCCTGTATGGAAGGGCTGAAAAAGGTGCAGGGCCCGCGCATGATTGGGCAGCGTTTGGCAGGTTCGTGCCCAGTGATGGGTATTTGTGTGGGGATGCAGATCATGTTCGACAAGGGGGTGGAACATGGGGTGCAGTCGCAAGGGTGTGGACAGTGGCCCGGCACCGTGGAAAAACTGGATGCTAGGGTTTTGCCGCACATTGGTTGGAACACGGTTGAGGCGGGGGCTGGTTCGGAAATGTTTGCTGGTTTAGATGAGGCGACCCGATTCTATTTCGTGCACTCTTATGGGGTTTCACGCTGGGAATTTGTCCCTGATGGTTTGACCACTCCACCATTGGTGTCGTGGTCGACGTACGAGCAGTGCCGCTTTGTGGCGGCTGTGGAGAATGGTCCGTTGTGGGCGACGCAGTTCCACCCTGAGAAGTCTGGTGATGCGGGCGCGCAGTTGTTGGAAAATTGGGTGAAGTCGCTGTAG
- a CDS encoding MFS transporter — MIRGFLPLSCATAAAFGALALMLPVIPLAVIAQSGNETLAGASTTVFMAATVLTQLCTNAVIAKVGYRAVMIAASLLLGLPTLAYIVSMDPVVLMSVAAVRGVGFGSLCVAQFALIGHLSPPGMLGKVSGMIGFFTGGAQMVAVPAGLWLVDVTKGYTLVFSVGAAIALAAAALAFFIPSPSPDELNEEVEFNDDPRIYRRPRPNSLVVTIVPAIAIASVSMGYGAVSSFLPATLREVDSVSGATFAGVLLAVGGGAQMIFRYLSGVLADKRSSPGATMIPGQIMAICGFVGFVVVVESGWSLWWLFIPAFLFGAGFGLVANEALLEMFMRVPRAKVGQASTVWNASFDTGTGVGAVTLGYVASVQGYSGAYVVAAGLVVFGVFAEIADRVHNPEHR, encoded by the coding sequence ATGATCAGGGGTTTCCTTCCGCTTTCTTGTGCTACTGCTGCCGCTTTTGGTGCGCTTGCGTTGATGTTGCCGGTGATCCCGCTTGCGGTGATTGCGCAATCGGGCAATGAGACGTTGGCGGGTGCGTCGACCACTGTGTTTATGGCGGCAACTGTGCTGACTCAGTTGTGTACGAATGCGGTGATTGCCAAAGTTGGTTATCGTGCGGTGATGATTGCGGCTTCGCTGTTGTTGGGGCTGCCCACGTTGGCGTATATCGTGAGCATGGATCCGGTGGTGTTGATGTCGGTTGCTGCTGTGCGCGGGGTGGGGTTTGGTTCGTTGTGTGTGGCGCAGTTTGCACTGATCGGACATTTGAGTCCGCCGGGCATGCTGGGCAAGGTGTCGGGGATGATTGGCTTTTTTACTGGTGGGGCGCAGATGGTGGCTGTTCCCGCCGGGCTGTGGCTTGTCGACGTCACCAAGGGGTACACCCTCGTGTTCAGCGTGGGTGCTGCGATTGCGCTTGCAGCGGCGGCGTTGGCGTTTTTCATTCCGTCGCCGAGCCCGGACGAGTTGAACGAAGAGGTGGAGTTCAATGATGATCCACGCATTTACCGGCGTCCGCGCCCGAACAGTCTTGTGGTCACTATTGTTCCGGCTATTGCAATCGCGAGCGTGTCTATGGGCTATGGTGCGGTTTCGAGCTTCTTGCCTGCGACGCTGAGGGAAGTCGATTCCGTATCGGGTGCTACTTTTGCCGGTGTGTTGCTTGCTGTCGGTGGTGGGGCCCAGATGATTTTCCGCTACCTTTCGGGTGTTCTTGCTGATAAGCGCTCAAGCCCGGGGGCGACGATGATCCCTGGGCAGATCATGGCAATCTGTGGCTTTGTGGGCTTTGTTGTTGTGGTGGAATCTGGGTGGTCGCTGTGGTGGCTGTTTATTCCCGCGTTTTTATTTGGTGCAGGTTTTGGGCTTGTGGCTAATGAGGCATTGTTGGAAATGTTTATGCGCGTGCCGCGGGCAAAGGTGGGGCAGGCGTCAACGGTGTGGAATGCTTCCTTTGATACCGGCACTGGTGTGGGTGCGGTGACATTGGGGTATGTGGCGAGTGTGCAGGGGTATTCGGGGGCATATGTGGTGGCTGCGGGACTGGTGGTTTTTGGCGTGTTTGCTGAAATTGCTGATCGTGTTCACAACCCTGAGCACCGCTAG
- a CDS encoding MFS transporter, with product MNTLRQVNGFIPTLIAVAAAFGSWSLLLPVVPLAVLESGGSAVLAGATTGVFMGATVVTQVFTPRALRRVGYTPVMIFSAVMLGIPALWYLLSVDPVSLLVVAALRGVGFGALTVAQSALIAEIVPMSHLGQATGAMGFTIGFAELVLLPFGVFQAQRWSFESVYVTAACVAMVSALMCAFIPRVIAAQVSASTRTVAWVRLVAPAVAISVVAMGFGAISSFLPGAMEATVAWSAAMLAVLGGAQMLTRYLVGIVADRRGEAGTVLIFALCLSTAGLTLIAVTLVFSLPNILHIVAAGLFGAGFGAVQNEAMLMMFQRVPKERIAHASAVWNMSFDGGTGTGSLGLGVIAVCCGFSSVFFAAGLLIVFGLVIAVADRVRLG from the coding sequence GTGAATACACTTCGGCAGGTCAATGGTTTTATACCCACGCTTATTGCTGTTGCGGCGGCTTTTGGTAGCTGGTCTTTGCTGCTACCGGTGGTGCCTTTGGCGGTGTTGGAGTCCGGGGGATCGGCAGTGCTCGCGGGTGCGACGACTGGTGTTTTTATGGGGGCGACGGTGGTCACGCAGGTGTTTACACCGCGGGCGCTTCGTCGGGTGGGCTATACCCCAGTGATGATTTTTTCTGCCGTGATGCTCGGCATTCCAGCGTTATGGTACTTGCTCAGTGTTGATCCGGTGTCGCTGCTTGTGGTGGCGGCGTTGCGTGGTGTGGGGTTTGGGGCGTTGACTGTGGCGCAGTCGGCGTTGATCGCGGAAATTGTTCCAATGAGTCATTTGGGGCAGGCGACAGGTGCGATGGGTTTTACGATTGGTTTCGCGGAATTGGTGCTGCTTCCCTTCGGTGTGTTTCAGGCGCAGCGCTGGAGTTTTGAGTCCGTGTACGTCACTGCTGCCTGTGTGGCTATGGTGTCGGCGTTGATGTGTGCGTTTATTCCGCGGGTGATAGCGGCGCAGGTGTCGGCGTCGACAAGGACTGTTGCGTGGGTGCGTCTTGTGGCGCCGGCGGTGGCGATTAGTGTTGTGGCGATGGGTTTTGGTGCGATTTCATCGTTTTTACCTGGGGCGATGGAAGCGACGGTGGCGTGGTCGGCGGCTATGTTGGCGGTGCTGGGTGGTGCGCAGATGCTGACGCGTTATCTTGTGGGCATTGTTGCGGATCGCCGTGGGGAGGCGGGTACTGTACTCATTTTTGCGCTGTGCCTTTCCACAGCTGGGCTGACACTAATTGCGGTGACGCTTGTATTTAGTTTGCCGAATATTCTGCATATTGTTGCGGCGGGGCTGTTTGGTGCAGGGTTTGGTGCGGTGCAGAATGAGGCGATGCTGATGATGTTTCAGCGAGTGCCCAAGGAGCGGATTGCGCATGCTTCCGCTGTGTGGAATATGAGTTTTGATGGGGGTACTGGGACGGGTTCGTTGGGGTTGGGTGTCATTGCTGTGTGTTGTGGGTTTTCGTCGGTGTTTTTCGCGGCGGGGCTACTGATCGTATTCGGGCTGGTTATTGCGGTTGCTGACCGTGTTAGGCTGGGGTAG
- the hisB gene encoding imidazoleglycerol-phosphate dehydratase HisB, whose translation MADRVGSASRTTSESDISVTINLDGSGQVKVDTGLPFFDHMLTAFGVHGAFDLQVHAKGDVHIDAHHTVEDTAIVLGRALADAVGDKRGIRRFGSFLLPMDETLVEAVVDFSGRPYFVMNGEPEQMITSVIGGHYATVINEHFFESLALNSAITLHVNCRYGRDPHHITEAEFKAVARAIREAVEPDPRLTGIPSTKGAL comes from the coding sequence GTGGCTGATCGTGTTGGGTCTGCGTCGCGGACGACGAGCGAGTCGGATATTTCGGTAACGATTAATTTAGATGGTTCCGGCCAGGTGAAAGTGGATACTGGCTTGCCGTTTTTTGATCACATGTTGACAGCTTTTGGTGTGCATGGTGCGTTTGACTTGCAGGTGCATGCGAAGGGTGATGTGCATATTGATGCTCACCATACGGTTGAGGACACTGCGATTGTGTTGGGTCGCGCTTTGGCTGATGCTGTTGGTGATAAGCGGGGTATTCGTCGTTTTGGTTCGTTCCTGCTTCCGATGGACGAGACGCTCGTTGAGGCGGTGGTTGATTTTTCCGGTCGTCCGTATTTTGTGATGAATGGTGAGCCAGAGCAGATGATTACTTCAGTGATTGGTGGGCATTATGCGACTGTGATTAATGAGCACTTTTTTGAGTCGTTGGCCCTGAATTCTGCGATTACGCTGCATGTGAATTGCCGGTATGGTCGTGATCCGCATCATATTACGGAGGCGGAGTTTAAGGCTGTTGCTCGTGCAATCCGTGAAGCAGTGGAGCCTGATCCTCGTTTGACGGGTATCCCTTCGACGAAGGGTGCGCTGTAG
- a CDS encoding histidinol-phosphate transaminase → MVSLADLPLREELRSEKAYGAPQLVVPVRLNTNENPYPPSFALIEELAHEIAQSAGELNRYPDRDCVQLRQALAEYVSQQTGVSVTQDNVWAANGSNEVLQQLLQAFGGPGRKALGFDPSYSMHPILSKSTQTEFVSLPRDPNFDIDIDAAVAGIQEHAPSVVFVTSPNNPTGGVTPLADIERIIEATPGIVIVDEAYAEFSNSPSACELLAKYPSKLVVSRTMSKAFDFAGGRLGYFVADPAFVEAVMLVRLPYHLSTLSQVAAIVALRHSKDTLATVAAIVDERKRVQKALEDLGFLVVESESNFLFFGTFADQHGAWEKFLDQGVLIRDVGVAGYLRATIGVPEENDAFLAAAAVVAADVIGTGVEG, encoded by the coding sequence ATGGTTTCTTTGGCTGATTTGCCGTTGCGTGAGGAGCTTCGTTCGGAGAAGGCTTATGGTGCCCCGCAGTTGGTGGTGCCGGTGCGGTTGAATACGAATGAGAATCCGTATCCTCCTTCTTTCGCGTTGATTGAGGAGCTTGCTCATGAGATTGCTCAGTCGGCGGGGGAGTTGAATCGCTACCCGGATCGGGATTGTGTTCAGTTGCGCCAGGCGTTAGCTGAGTATGTTTCTCAGCAGACTGGTGTGTCGGTGACACAAGATAATGTGTGGGCGGCGAATGGTTCGAATGAGGTGCTGCAGCAGTTGTTGCAGGCTTTTGGCGGTCCGGGCCGTAAGGCTTTGGGTTTTGACCCGAGCTATTCGATGCATCCTATTTTGTCGAAGAGTACGCAAACTGAGTTTGTGTCCTTGCCGCGTGATCCCAACTTTGACATTGATATTGATGCTGCGGTTGCTGGGATACAGGAGCATGCACCTTCGGTGGTGTTTGTCACCTCGCCCAATAACCCCACAGGTGGGGTGACGCCGTTGGCGGATATTGAGCGGATTATTGAGGCCACGCCTGGCATTGTGATTGTTGATGAGGCGTATGCGGAGTTTTCTAATTCCCCTTCGGCTTGTGAGTTGTTGGCGAAGTATCCGTCGAAGCTTGTGGTGTCGCGTACGATGAGTAAGGCCTTTGACTTTGCTGGTGGTCGTTTGGGCTATTTTGTGGCTGATCCTGCTTTTGTTGAGGCTGTGATGTTGGTTCGTTTGCCGTATCACTTGTCTACTCTTTCGCAGGTGGCTGCGATTGTGGCTTTGCGTCATTCGAAGGATACGTTGGCTACGGTTGCTGCGATTGTGGATGAGCGTAAGCGTGTGCAGAAGGCTTTGGAGGATCTGGGCTTTTTGGTGGTTGAGAGCGAGTCGAATTTCTTGTTCTTTGGTACTTTTGCCGATCAGCATGGGGCGTGGGAGAAGTTTTTGGATCAAGGTGTGTTGATTCGTGATGTGGGGGTTGCGGGTTATTTGCGGGCTACGATTGGTGTGCCTGAAGAAAATGATGCGTTTTTGGCGGCGGCTGCTGTTGTTGCTGCGGATGTGATTGGGACAGGAGTGGAAGGTTAA
- the hisD gene encoding histidinol dehydrogenase, with product MLNVIDLRGRVPSPALLRRVLPRGGTDINAVLPVVSPIVDEIRRRGAEAALEYGEKFDSSRPDSIRVPQEVIAQALEQLDPAVREALEESIRRVRTVHADQKPQSHTTVLHPTGSVTEVFIPVARVGLYVPGGNAVYPSSVIMNVVPAQEAGVGSLVVASPPQAAFGHWPHPTILAACALLGVDEVWAVGGAQAVALLAYGDEQLDPVDLITGPGNIYVTAAKRLVRGVVGIDSEAGPTEIAVLADASANPTWVAYDLISQAEHDVLAASVLITNCAELADAVNAEVAARYEVTLNADRVKQALTGQQSGIVLVDDLETAIIVADAYAAEHLEVHTENAREVSERITNAGAIFVGGYSPVPLGDYSAGSNHVLPTSGSARFSAGLSTHTFLRPVNLIDYDAAALEEISSTVITLANAEALPAHGEAIRARFVSVEGDS from the coding sequence GTGCTCAACGTCATCGACCTTCGTGGCCGTGTCCCTTCTCCTGCGCTTCTGCGTCGCGTGTTGCCTCGCGGTGGAACTGATATCAATGCGGTGTTGCCTGTGGTGTCTCCGATTGTTGACGAGATCCGCCGTCGAGGGGCCGAAGCTGCGCTTGAATATGGTGAGAAGTTCGATTCTAGTCGCCCAGACAGCATTCGTGTGCCTCAGGAGGTGATTGCGCAGGCTTTGGAGCAGTTGGATCCGGCTGTGCGTGAGGCTTTGGAGGAGTCGATTCGTAGGGTTCGTACGGTGCATGCTGATCAGAAGCCGCAGTCGCATACGACGGTGTTGCACCCGACTGGTTCGGTTACTGAGGTGTTTATTCCGGTGGCTCGGGTTGGTTTGTATGTGCCTGGTGGTAATGCTGTGTACCCGTCGTCGGTGATTATGAATGTTGTTCCGGCTCAGGAGGCTGGGGTGGGTTCGTTGGTGGTGGCGTCGCCTCCGCAGGCGGCTTTTGGTCATTGGCCGCATCCGACGATTTTGGCTGCGTGTGCACTTTTGGGTGTTGATGAAGTGTGGGCTGTGGGTGGTGCTCAGGCTGTGGCGTTGCTGGCGTATGGTGATGAGCAGTTGGATCCGGTGGATTTGATTACTGGCCCTGGCAATATTTATGTCACTGCTGCGAAGCGTTTGGTTCGTGGTGTTGTGGGTATTGATTCAGAGGCGGGGCCGACGGAGATTGCGGTGTTGGCTGATGCTTCGGCGAATCCGACGTGGGTTGCTTACGATTTGATTAGTCAGGCGGAGCATGATGTGTTGGCTGCTTCGGTGTTGATTACTAATTGTGCTGAGTTGGCTGATGCGGTGAATGCTGAGGTGGCTGCCCGCTATGAGGTGACGTTGAATGCGGATCGGGTGAAGCAGGCTTTAACGGGGCAGCAGTCGGGTATTGTGCTTGTCGACGACCTTGAGACGGCCATCATTGTTGCTGACGCGTATGCCGCTGAGCATTTGGAAGTGCATACGGAAAATGCCCGTGAGGTTTCTGAGCGCATTACGAATGCGGGCGCGATTTTTGTTGGTGGTTATAGTCCGGTGCCGTTGGGTGATTATTCGGCTGGCTCGAATCATGTGTTGCCCACCAGTGGTTCGGCGCGTTTTAGCGCTGGGCTATCGACGCATACTTTCTTGCGGCCGGTGAATTTGATTGATTATGATGCTGCGGCTTTGGAGGAGATTTCTTCAACGGTGATCACTCTTGCCAATGCTGAGGCTTTGCCAGCTCACGGGGAGGCTATTCGTGCTCGTTTTGTGTCTGTGGAGGGTGATTCCTAA
- a CDS encoding YbjN domain-containing protein → MNPNLPHDVSAELVIDALEEAGYDYILLPDPAPTSTSTPRHARHAAEPDPTPRSEDQPTRIASMHWPNHTLMLTFSADHPRYLIAEATIDGNLDLSDINTLTKAVDAWNSERVGPTAYISISDDATIHIKLGTSLATACRASKNQLVGFIRTAAESTLLAVENFTTEFPELLENHYPSDITLERIRDGLSDIGIEKTHDGDNMILAWINEILIGAFVEPGPSMLIKGHWEANLNPDKDYIRAALVCNKWNEDHPETKAFCHIDADGLQIRVEYIAHADAGLTQAQLVFNLQLAIHHILNGIDHISTEISGNCAVGWP, encoded by the coding sequence GTGAACCCCAACCTCCCGCACGACGTGAGCGCCGAACTTGTCATCGACGCCCTCGAAGAAGCAGGATACGACTACATTCTTCTCCCCGACCCCGCGCCGACGTCGACAAGCACACCGCGCCACGCACGCCACGCAGCCGAACCCGACCCTACGCCGCGCTCAGAGGACCAACCCACGCGCATCGCCAGCATGCACTGGCCAAACCACACACTCATGCTCACATTCAGCGCCGACCACCCGCGCTACCTCATCGCCGAAGCAACCATCGACGGCAACCTCGACCTGTCCGACATCAACACACTCACCAAAGCCGTCGACGCATGGAACTCCGAACGCGTCGGACCCACCGCCTACATCAGCATCAGCGACGACGCCACCATCCACATCAAACTCGGCACCAGCCTCGCCACAGCCTGCCGAGCATCAAAAAACCAACTCGTTGGCTTCATCCGCACCGCCGCCGAATCCACCCTCCTAGCTGTGGAAAACTTCACCACCGAATTCCCAGAACTACTCGAAAACCACTACCCCAGCGACATCACCCTCGAACGCATCCGCGACGGGCTCAGTGACATCGGCATCGAAAAAACACACGACGGCGACAACATGATCCTCGCATGGATCAACGAAATCCTCATCGGAGCATTCGTCGAACCCGGCCCCAGCATGCTCATCAAGGGCCACTGGGAAGCCAACCTCAACCCCGACAAGGACTACATTCGCGCCGCACTCGTGTGCAACAAATGGAACGAAGACCACCCCGAAACCAAAGCTTTTTGCCACATTGATGCCGACGGACTCCAAATCCGCGTGGAATATATTGCGCACGCCGACGCTGGACTGACCCAAGCGCAGCTAGTGTTCAACCTCCAACTTGCGATCCACCACATCCTCAACGGAATCGACCACATCAGTACCGAAATCTCCGGCAACTGCGCCGTCGGATGGCCCTAA
- a CDS encoding TetR family transcriptional regulator, with product MQLSKNSIITASLSILSNFGLADMTMRRVATQLNVAPGALYWHFKNKQALIDATAREILSDFLLSSPPSFDAACSSLRAAMLSIRDGAELISAALIDPQLREEVTGILSTSLGENAPRMAAATALHFVMGATVLEQSEIQQHKTIGMEEEFLAGLALITTGIEYSKG from the coding sequence GTGCAACTAAGCAAGAATTCCATCATTACCGCCAGCTTATCCATCTTGAGCAACTTCGGCCTCGCCGACATGACGATGCGTCGCGTGGCCACGCAACTCAACGTCGCCCCAGGGGCTTTATACTGGCATTTCAAAAACAAGCAAGCGCTTATCGACGCCACCGCGCGGGAAATCCTTTCCGACTTCTTGCTTTCCTCCCCTCCCTCTTTTGATGCAGCATGCTCCTCCCTGCGTGCAGCAATGTTGTCGATCCGGGATGGGGCGGAATTAATTTCTGCAGCACTGATCGACCCGCAACTTCGCGAAGAAGTCACCGGCATTCTCTCAACTTCCTTAGGCGAAAATGCACCCCGCATGGCGGCGGCCACCGCCCTTCATTTTGTGATGGGCGCCACCGTTTTGGAGCAGTCTGAAATTCAACAGCACAAGACTATTGGCATGGAGGAAGAATTTTTGGCCGGTTTGGCGTTGATCACCACTGGAATTGAATACTCAAAGGGCTAA